The Victivallaceae bacterium genome contains a region encoding:
- the pyrH gene encoding UMP kinase, which yields MMQLPRRVLFKISGEALSKPQDTGIDEVKLRRLVAEIKSVQNLGVKTAIVLGGGNIFRGMQEQKELHINRISADQMGMLATLINGMALADALKEEQVPCLLTSTLSCPQIADLYSPQKALDALNIGHIVICTTGAGTPYLTTDTASALRACELKMELLLKATMHVDGVYDKDPMEFPDAVKFETISYGEFLSRQLQAMDASAISLCKDAGIPIRIFSFEKYSLENALLDPSIGTLIEE from the coding sequence ATGATGCAGTTACCAAGGCGCGTATTATTTAAAATATCCGGAGAGGCTCTCTCTAAACCGCAAGATACAGGGATTGATGAAGTTAAGCTTCGACGGTTGGTGGCGGAAATTAAATCCGTTCAAAATCTCGGAGTCAAAACGGCCATAGTATTAGGCGGCGGTAATATTTTCAGGGGCATGCAGGAACAAAAAGAATTGCATATCAATAGGATTTCCGCCGATCAAATGGGCATGTTGGCAACACTGATCAACGGCATGGCTTTGGCCGACGCTCTCAAAGAAGAACAAGTCCCCTGTTTATTGACTTCGACTTTATCCTGTCCGCAAATAGCCGATTTATATAGTCCTCAAAAAGCACTTGATGCACTTAACATCGGTCATATAGTAATTTGTACGACCGGTGCCGGAACTCCTTATTTAACCACGGACACGGCTTCGGCATTACGGGCTTGTGAGTTAAAGATGGAACTTTTACTTAAAGCGACCATGCACGTAGATGGTGTTTACGATAAAGATCCAATGGAGTTTCCTGATGCGGTTAAATTCGAAACCATTTCTTACGGAGAATTTTTGTCACGACAACTGCAAGCTATGGATGCATCCGCTATTTCTCTTTGTAAAGATGCCGGCATCCCTATCAGAATTTTCAGTTTCGAAAAATATTCTTTAGAGAACGCATTATTGGATCCTTCTATCGGAACTCTTATTGAGGAATAG
- the frr gene encoding ribosome recycling factor yields the protein MSFIDEIEKKMQQAVVCLQQELKGLRTGRANPALIENVTVDVYGTSMRLSEAASISVPETRQLLVTPYDQNNVSSIAKGIMMANLNLQPEVEGNIIRIKIPEPDATLRAEMVKQARKKNEEAKIVVRNVRHDANDKLKKKKLVEFQTEDAIKGAEKKIQDLTNKYCKAMDDLTKDKEAEIITI from the coding sequence GTGAGTTTTATTGATGAAATAGAAAAAAAAATGCAGCAAGCCGTTGTGTGTCTTCAACAAGAATTGAAAGGGTTACGTACGGGAAGAGCTAATCCGGCTCTAATTGAAAATGTTACCGTTGACGTCTATGGCACTTCCATGAGACTTTCGGAGGCTGCTTCGATATCGGTACCGGAAACGCGTCAATTGCTGGTCACTCCTTATGACCAAAATAATGTATCTTCTATTGCTAAAGGCATTATGATGGCTAATCTTAATCTTCAACCGGAAGTTGAAGGAAATATCATTCGAATTAAGATACCTGAGCCTGACGCTACTTTAAGAGCGGAAATGGTAAAACAAGCCCGTAAGAAGAATGAAGAAGCCAAGATTGTCGTGCGTAATGTTCGTCATGATGCAAACGATAAACTTAAAAAGAAAAAACTTGTCGAATTCCAAACCGAAGATGCAATCAAAGGTGCCGAAAAGAAAATTCAGGACCTTACGAACAAATATTGCAAAGCTATGGATGATTTGACAAAAGATAAGGAAGCGGAAATAATAACTATTTAA
- a CDS encoding UvrB/UvrC motif-containing protein — protein sequence MESSCSSSSECSRCKKPAKVCYTCVDGELITRTYLCNECPSPQTERYGKDFSLSKLVRNAHLSIECGNCKITWQQVESNESLGCSQCYVVFKELLIPLLTKANKISRCFSSDKHSGILHIGKHPGEIREINPVLQVIALNEALKETLVKEEYEQAALIRDQIKALQKTTNDMPAYE from the coding sequence ATGGAAAGTTCTTGTAGTAGTTCGTCTGAATGTTCTCGTTGTAAGAAACCGGCTAAAGTTTGTTATACTTGTGTTGACGGTGAATTGATAACCAGAACGTATTTGTGTAACGAATGCCCCTCTCCGCAAACGGAACGTTACGGCAAAGATTTCTCCTTATCCAAGCTTGTACGTAATGCCCATCTGTCTATCGAATGCGGTAACTGTAAAATAACATGGCAACAAGTAGAGTCTAATGAAAGTCTAGGCTGCTCACAGTGTTATGTAGTCTTTAAGGAGTTATTGATTCCTCTACTCACGAAAGCCAATAAAATTTCTCGTTGTTTTTCATCGGACAAACATTCCGGTATTTTACATATAGGGAAACACCCGGGAGAGATTCGCGAAATCAATCCCGTATTACAAGTGATAGCTCTTAACGAAGCCCTAAAAGAAACATTGGTTAAAGAAGAATACGAGCAAGCAGCGCTAATACGCGATCAAATCAAAGCACTGCAAAAAACTACGAATGATATGCCGGCATATGAATAA